In Gymnogyps californianus isolate 813 chromosome 6, ASM1813914v2, whole genome shotgun sequence, a single window of DNA contains:
- the SLC18A3 gene encoding vesicular acetylcholine transporter, which translates to MSEAGGAGRARAAVARLSEAVGERRRRLGTAMGEARRQRRLLLLVVCVALLLDNMLYMVIVPIIPDYIAAMRGGRGAAGPSAPAGRNESGGGGGNRSLVPARYPPAAGGNEDVQIGVLFASKAMLQLLVNPLSGTLIDRVGYEAPLLAGLAVMFLSTATFAFAENYATLFAARSLQGLGSAFADTAGIALIADRYAEEPARSRALGTALACISFGSLVAPPFGGVLYEFAGKRVPFLVLACVCLLDGLLLLALAPPCAAGARANMPVGTPIHRLMVDPYIAVVAGALATCNIPLAFLEPTIANWMKESMGASEWEVGLTWLPAFFPHVLGVYITVRLAAAYPHLQWFYGALGMAIIGASSCLVPACRNFGQVIVPLCGICFGIALVDTALLPTLAFLVDVRHVSVYGSVYAIADISYSVAYALGPIVAGQIVHTMGFVQLNLGMGLANVLYAPVLLFLKNVCQMKPSHSERNILLEEGPKGLYDTIKMEERKSMGKSLQPAGEMENGMDPYRRDLTGVSEEDSSDYEYS; encoded by the coding sequence ATGTCGGAGGCGGGGGGCGCGGGCCGGGCGCGGGCCGCCGTGGCGCGGCTCTCGGAGGCGGtgggcgagcggcggcggcggctgggcACCGCCATGGGGGAggcgcggcggcagcggcggctgctgctgctggtggtgtgcGTGGCGCTGCTGCTGGACAACATGCTCTACATGGTCATCGTGCCCATCATCCCCGACTACATCGCGGCCATGCGCGGCGGGAGGGGCGCCGCCGGCCCGTCCGCGCCCGCGGGGCGCAACgagagcggcggcggcggcggcaacCGGAGTCTCGTGCCGGCGCGGTACCCGCCGGCCGCGGGGGGCAACGAGGACGTGCAGATCGGGGTGCTGTTCGCATCCAAGgccatgctgcagctgctggtgaaCCCGCTCAGCGGCACCCTCATCGACCGCGTGGGCTACGAGGCGCCGCTGCTGGCCGGGCTGGCCGTCATGTTCCTCTCCACCGCCACCTTCGCCTTCGCGGAGAACTACGCGACGCTGTTCGCGGCGCGCAGCCTGCAGGGGCTGGGCTCGGCCTTCGCCGACACCGCCGGCATCGCCCTCATTGCCGATCGCTACGCCGAGGAGCCGGCGCGCAGCCGCGCCCTGGGCACGGCGCTGGCCTGCATCTCCTTCGGCAGCCTGGTCGCCCCCCCCTTCGGCGGCGTCCTCTACGAGTTCGCCGGCAAGCGGGTGCCCTTCCTGGTGCTGGCCTGCGTCTGCCTCCTCGacgggctgctgctgctggccctggcGCCGCCCTGCGCCGCCGGGGCACGGGCCAACATGCCCGTCGGCACCCCCATCCACCGCCTCATGGTCGACCCCTACATCGCCGTGGTGGCGGGGGCCCTGGCCACCTGCAACATCCCCCTGGCCTTCCTGGAGCCCACCATCGCCAACTGGATGAAGGAGTCCATGGGGGCCAGCGAGTGGGAGGTGGGCCTCACCTGGCTGCCCGCCTTCTTCCCCCACGTGCTGGGCGTCTACATCACCGTCCGGCTGGCCGCCGCGTACCCCCACCTCCAGTGGTTTTACGGGGCCCTGGGCATGGCCATCATTGGTGCCAGCTCCTGCCTAGTGCCAGCCTGCAGGAATTTCGGGCAGGTCATCGTTCCCCTCTGCGGCATCTGCTTTGGCATCGCCCTGGtggacacagccctgctgcccacccTGGCCTTCCTGGTGGACGTGCGCCACGTCTCTGTCTACGGCAGCGTCTATGCCATCGCAGACATCTCCTACTCTGTGGCATATGCCCTGGGGCCCATCGTGGCCGGCCAGATTGTGCACACCATGGGCTTTGTGCAGCTCAACCTGGGCATGGGGCTCGCCAACGTGCTTTACGCccctgtcctcctcttcctcaaaaATGTCTGCCAAATGAAACCCTCTCACTCGGAGAGGAACATCCTCCTTGAAGAAGGACCTAAGGGACTCTACGACACCATCAAAATGGAGGAACGCAAAAGCATGGGCAAAAGCCTCCAGCCAGCGGGTGAGATGGAGAACGGCATGGACCCTTACCGCAGAGACCTGACAGGGGTGTCCGAGGAGGACTCGTCGGACTATGAGTACAGTTAG